From one Fodinicurvata sp. EGI_FJ10296 genomic stretch:
- a CDS encoding GPW/gp25 family protein: MQGMDAITGEPLAGTDHLAQSIRDILTTRVGTRVMRREYGSDLPRLVDAPLTPATVVDFYAATAKALRRWEPRLRLTRVQAVAGSRPGQVVLSLTGRVVADNQSVSLTVELSP; this comes from the coding sequence ATGCAAGGAATGGATGCCATCACCGGCGAGCCTCTGGCCGGAACGGACCATCTCGCCCAGTCGATTCGCGATATCCTGACCACGCGGGTCGGCACGCGCGTGATGCGCCGGGAATACGGCTCGGACCTGCCGCGCCTGGTCGATGCGCCGCTGACGCCCGCGACCGTGGTCGATTTCTACGCCGCCACCGCCAAAGCCCTGCGCCGGTGGGAGCCGAGGTTGAGGCTGACCCGGGTCCAGGCGGTCGCCGGATCGCGCCCCGGCCAGGTGGTGTTGAGCCTGACCGGCCGGGTGGTCGCAGACAATCAATCCGTTTCCCTGACCGTGGAGCTGTCGCCATGA
- a CDS encoding phage baseplate assembly protein V: MPERRHLTRDLSDVERQVNGVIRYARVTEINHAAARVRVTDGPIVSNWIRWAEVRAGADRTWDPPTVGERVIVVCPGGDLNNGTVIARLNCTDNPPPDDRPAVDKRVYADGTVVEHDGQAGTTRLTTPGRVIIEAEGDIALRSKGAIEIRAEGAITINGATVDIN; the protein is encoded by the coding sequence ATGCCCGAACGCCGCCACCTGACCCGCGACCTGTCCGACGTCGAACGCCAGGTCAACGGCGTGATCCGCTATGCCCGCGTGACCGAGATCAATCACGCCGCCGCGCGGGTCCGGGTCACCGACGGGCCGATCGTCAGCAATTGGATCCGCTGGGCCGAAGTCCGCGCCGGCGCCGACCGCACCTGGGATCCGCCGACCGTCGGAGAACGCGTCATCGTCGTCTGTCCCGGCGGCGATCTGAACAACGGCACCGTCATCGCCCGGCTCAACTGCACCGACAACCCGCCACCCGATGACCGGCCGGCGGTGGACAAGCGCGTCTATGCCGACGGCACGGTGGTCGAACATGACGGCCAGGCCGGCACCACCCGGCTCACGACGCCCGGGCGCGTGATCATCGAAGCGGAAGGCGATATTGCGCTACGCTCCAAAGGGGCGATCGAGATTCGTGCCGAGGGCGCGATTACGATCAACGGGGCGACGGTGGATATCAATTAA
- a CDS encoding PAAR domain-containing protein: protein MPPATRLGDLCTGHDCWPSRPSVTGSGDVRIEDAAAHRVGDGWAVHCCVDRPSDCHAGVLAAGSGTVRINGRPAGRIGDPVSCGSVAATGAATVRIGG from the coding sequence ATGCCCCCAGCCACCCGCCTCGGCGATCTCTGCACCGGCCATGACTGCTGGCCGTCCCGGCCGTCGGTGACGGGCAGCGGCGATGTCCGGATCGAGGATGCGGCCGCGCACCGCGTCGGCGACGGCTGGGCCGTCCATTGTTGCGTCGACCGGCCGAGTGATTGCCATGCCGGGGTTCTGGCGGCCGGGTCCGGCACCGTGCGGATCAACGGCCGCCCGGCCGGGCGGATCGGCGACCCGGTGAGTTGCGGCTCTGTCGCCGCGACCGGCGCCGCCACGGTGCGCATCGGCGGATAG